In Actinomyces radicidentis, one genomic interval encodes:
- a CDS encoding dicarboxylate/amino acid:cation symporter has translation MRRVLAKGGILTWVIVAIVLALLLGSIHVGGSPLIPKSVGRVFATFSDLFSQFLTFSIPLIIIGLVTPAIADLGRGAGKWLGITTAIAYGSTLFSGFLTFAVCAALFPSLLRSTSLDGVSEPGSALTTYFTVEMPAPLEVMTALLLSFVMGIGLSLIPRGVLRKGFIEFRAIITKVIETIIIPLLPVHIFGIFLNLTYTGEAAAVMKTLLRGVVVVLLLEVVILLTQYCVAGAVGRKNPVTSLLGMAPAYLTALGTSSSAATIPVTLRQTKKNGVSDAVASFVIPLCATIHLAGSTSKIFAFAYAIVLTQGLHVSAVQWAGFIFMLGITMVAAPGVPGGAIMAATGLLSSMLGFNDAQVALMIATYIAMDSFGTATNVTGDGAIAIVVDRLAGGNIGADGDPENTKELSFDGMAYLDRVSVDGLVSPEELAASAEAAGPNAVS, from the coding sequence GTGCGCCGGGTCCTCGCCAAGGGCGGGATCCTCACGTGGGTCATCGTCGCCATCGTCCTCGCCCTCCTCCTGGGCTCCATCCACGTCGGCGGCAGCCCCCTCATCCCGAAGTCCGTCGGACGCGTCTTCGCGACCTTCTCCGACCTCTTCAGCCAGTTCCTCACCTTCTCGATCCCGCTCATCATCATCGGACTCGTGACCCCGGCGATCGCCGACCTCGGCCGCGGCGCCGGCAAGTGGCTCGGGATCACCACCGCCATCGCCTACGGCTCCACGCTCTTCTCCGGCTTCCTCACCTTCGCCGTCTGCGCGGCGCTCTTCCCGAGCCTCCTGCGCTCCACGAGCCTCGACGGCGTCTCCGAGCCCGGCAGCGCGCTCACGACCTACTTCACGGTCGAGATGCCGGCGCCGCTCGAGGTCATGACCGCCCTGCTGCTCTCCTTCGTCATGGGCATCGGGCTCTCCCTCATCCCGCGCGGCGTCCTGCGCAAGGGCTTCATCGAGTTCCGCGCCATCATCACGAAGGTCATCGAGACGATCATCATCCCGCTGCTGCCGGTCCACATCTTCGGCATCTTCCTCAACCTCACCTACACCGGTGAGGCCGCGGCCGTCATGAAGACGCTGCTGCGCGGCGTCGTCGTCGTCCTCCTCCTCGAGGTCGTCATCCTCCTCACCCAGTACTGCGTCGCCGGCGCGGTCGGTCGGAAGAACCCCGTCACGTCGCTGCTCGGCATGGCCCCCGCGTACCTCACCGCCCTGGGCACCTCCTCCTCGGCCGCGACGATCCCGGTCACCCTGCGCCAGACGAAGAAGAACGGGGTCTCCGACGCCGTCGCCTCCTTCGTCATCCCGCTGTGCGCGACCATCCACCTGGCCGGCTCGACCTCGAAGATCTTCGCCTTCGCCTACGCGATCGTCCTCACCCAGGGCCTCCACGTGAGCGCGGTCCAGTGGGCCGGCTTCATCTTCATGCTCGGCATCACCATGGTCGCCGCGCCCGGCGTCCCCGGCGGCGCCATCATGGCCGCGACCGGCCTGCTGTCCAGCATGCTCGGCTTCAACGACGCGCAGGTCGCGCTCATGATCGCGACCTACATCGCGATGGACTCCTTCGGCACCGCCACCAACGTCACCGGCGACGGGGCCATCGCCATCGTCGTCGACCGCCTTGCCGGCGGCAACATCGGCGCCGACGGCGACCCCGAGAACACCAAGGAGCTCTCCTTCGACGGCATGGCCTACCTCGACAGGGTCAGCGTCGACGGGCTCGTCAGTCCCGAGGAGCTCGCCGCCTCCGCCGAGGCCGCCGGCCCGAACGCCGTGAGCTGA